The following coding sequences are from one Hippopotamus amphibius kiboko isolate mHipAmp2 chromosome 9, mHipAmp2.hap2, whole genome shotgun sequence window:
- the LOC130861678 gene encoding lysine-specific demethylase 4D-like, translating into MQSKHFGSQNPSCKIMTFHPTTEEFEDFNKYIVYMESRGAHRAGLAKVIPPKGWKARQTYDDIDDILIAAPLQQVVTGKAGVFTQYHTKKKAMTLREYRRLTNSEKHQTPFYSDFEDLERKYWKTRLYDSPIYGADVSGSLFDENTKQWNLGHLGTIQDLLEQECGVVIEGVNTPYLYFGMWKTAFAWHTEDMDLYSINFLHFGEPKTWYAVPPEHGRRLERLARELFPGSSRGCEAFLRHKVALISPTVLKDNGIPFGRVTQEAGEFMVTFPYGYHSGFNHGFNCAEAINFATPRWIDYGKVASQCSCGEARVAFSMDAFVRILQPERYELWKRGQDRAVVDHTKPTAPGGQGLSAWREVRAPAGAALGPRHPQSCRAPRRGRPVAASGGTRHGAPVHPVSQHLSPARGSSSVVQFRAMATPSSPVPGLTPLQTPGPSAAHLHPTSRYGSSSRRPREEGTQGPTLRTQTKRRLSLDTAHTSLDLEVQLPSFAGEPLMDSPALLSRCLQHPAKASGCYCAPDLQPLGPPLDPENPMHPGPCLLSLEGITASFLDSVPLIPPYVIGPLRVFPRDGAGNCRALMNFCEVVSLDHSYSSKGLVPAAETRVLCTLDCDPLGLKVEAAASLESWEVFPTNGWSSISEPMTTEQFAKCDFI; encoded by the coding sequence ATGCAGTCTAAGCACTTTGGTTCCCAGAACCCAAGTTGTAAGATTATGACCTTCCACCCAACCACGGAAGAATTTGAAGATTTCAACAAGTATATTGTTTACATGGAATCGCGAGGGGCACACCGAGCTGGCCTAGCCAAGGTAATTCCACCCAAAGGATGGAAAGCCAGACAGACCTACGATGATATCGATGACATCTTAATAGCTGCTCCCCTCCAGCAGGTAGTCACTGGGAAGGCAGGTGTGTTTACTCAATACCACACAAAGAAGAAAGCCATGACCCTGAGAGAGTATCGCCGCTTAACCAACAGTGAAAAACACCAGACTCCGTTCTACTCTGATTTTGAGGATCtggagagaaaatattggaaaacgCGCCTCTATGATTCACCAATATATGGCGCGGACGTCAGTGGCTCCTTATTTGACGAAAACACGAAGCAGTGGAACCTTGGACACCTGGGAACCATTCAGGACCTGCTGGAGCAGGAGTGCGGAGTGGTCATCGAGGGCGTCAACACCCCCTACCTGTACTTCGGCATGTGGAAGACCGCCTTCGCCTGGCACACGGAGGACATGGACCTTTACAGCATCAACTTCCTGCACTTCGGGGAGCCCAAGACTTGGTACGCGGTGCCCCCGGAGCACGGCCGGCGCCTGGAACGCCTGGCCAGGGAGCTTTTCCCGGGCAGCTCGCGGGGCTGTGAGGCCTTCCTGCGGCACAAGGTGGCTCTCATCTCGCCCACGGTCCTCAAGGACAACGGCATCCCCTTCGGTCGGGTCACGCAGGAGGCTGGAGAGTTCATGGTGACGTTTCCCTATGGCTACCACTCTGGCTTCAACCATGGCTTCAACTGCGCCGAAGCCATCAATTTCGCCACCCCGCGCTGGATCGATTATGGCAAAGTGGCCTCGCAGTGCAGCTGTGGGGAGGCCCGGGTCGCCTTCTCCATGGACGCCTTCGTGCGCATCCTGCAACCCGAGCGCTATGAGCTGTGGAAACGCGGGCAGGACCGGGCGGTGGTGGACCACACGAAGCCCACGGCGCCTGGCGGCCAGGGGCTGAGCGCCTGGAGGGAGGTGCGTGCGCCTGCAGGAGCTGCGCTTGGCCCGAGGCACCCGCAGTCCTGCAGGGCCCCGCGCCGTGGTCGGCCTGTGGCTGCGAGCGGTGGGACCCGCCACGGAGCCCCTGTGCATCCTGTGTCCCAGCATCTCTCGCCAGCCCGGGGTTCTTCCTCTGTCGTGCAGTTCCGGGCCATGGCCACTCCAAGCTCCCCGGTGCCCGGCCTGACCCCGCTGCAGACCCCAGGTCCATCTGCGGCGCATCTCCACCCAACTAGCCGATATGGTTCTAGTAGTCGTCGTCCTCGGGAAGAGGGGACTCAGGGGCCGACTCTCCGGACACAGACTAAGAGGCGCCTCTCCTTAGACACAGCTCACACATCTCTGGACCTCGAAGTTCAGCTTCCCTCTTTTGCTGGTGAACCCTTGATGGACAGCCCTGCACTCCTGAGCCGGTGTCTCCAGCATCCTGCTAAGGCTTCCGGGTGCTACTGTGCCCCTGATCTTCAACCCTTAGGACCCCCATTGGATCCTGAAAATCCGATGCACCCTGGCCCGTGCCTGCTATCTCTGGAGGGTATTACAGCCAGTTTCCTTGACAGTGTCCCGCTGATTCCTCCCTATGTCATTGGGCCTCTGAGAGTGTTCCCCAGGGATGGTGCTGGCAACTGCAGGGCCCTCATGAACTTCTGTGAGGTTGTAAGTCTGGACCACTCTTATTCCTCTAAGGGTCTTGTC
- the LOC130860886 gene encoding lysine-specific demethylase 4D-like, whose amino-acid sequence MQSKHFGSQNPSCKIMTFHPTTEEFEDFNKYIVYMESRGAHRAGLAKVIPPKGWKARQTYDDIDDILIAAPLQQVVTGKAGVFTQYHTKKKAMTLREYRRLTNSEKHQTPFYSDFEDLERKYWKTRLYDSPIYGADVSGSLFDENTKQWNLGHLGTIQDLLEQECGVVIEGVNTPYLYFGMWKTAFAWHTEDMDLYSINFLHFGEPKTWYAVPPEHGRRLERLARELFPGSSRGCEAFLRHKVALISPTVLKDNGIPFGRVTQEAGEFMVTFPYGYHSGFNHGFNCAEAINFATPRWIDYGKVASQCSCGEARVAFSMDAFVRILQPERYELWKRGQDRAVVDHTKPTAPGGQGLSAWREVRAPAGAALGPRHPQSCRAPRRGRPVAASGGTRHGAPVHSVSLRRLPARGSSSAAPFGASAVRYFLEPGRTRPPTPGPSVPEVQPTGRCGPRRRSSEEGTREPTVQARAKRRLSVDTAQDPEAQALPEEAPRKDNPAPLSPGLQHPAKASMCGRGPVS is encoded by the coding sequence ATGCAGTCTAAGCACTTTGGTTCCCAGAACCCAAGTTGTAAGATTATGACCTTCCACCCAACCACGGAAGAATTTGAAGATTTCAACAAGTATATTGTTTACATGGAATCGCGAGGGGCACACCGAGCTGGCCTAGCCAAGGTAATTCCACCCAAAGGATGGAAAGCCAGACAGACCTACGATGATATCGATGACATCTTAATAGCTGCTCCCCTCCAGCAGGTAGTCACTGGGAAGGCAGGTGTGTTTACTCAATACCACACAAAGAAGAAAGCCATGACCCTGAGAGAGTATCGCCGCTTAACCAACAGTGAAAAACACCAGACTCCGTTCTACTCTGATTTTGAGGATCtggagagaaaatattggaaaacgCGCCTCTATGATTCACCAATATATGGCGCGGACGTCAGTGGCTCCTTATTTGACGAAAACACGAAGCAGTGGAACCTTGGACACCTGGGAACCATTCAGGACCTGCTGGAGCAGGAGTGCGGAGTGGTCATCGAGGGCGTCAACACCCCCTACCTGTACTTCGGCATGTGGAAGACCGCCTTCGCCTGGCACACGGAGGACATGGACCTTTACAGCATCAACTTCCTGCACTTCGGGGAGCCCAAGACTTGGTACGCGGTGCCCCCGGAGCACGGCCGGCGCCTGGAACGCCTGGCCAGGGAGCTTTTCCCGGGCAGCTCGCGGGGCTGTGAGGCCTTCCTGCGGCACAAGGTGGCTCTCATCTCGCCCACGGTCCTCAAGGACAACGGCATCCCCTTCGGTCGGGTCACGCAGGAGGCTGGAGAGTTCATGGTGACGTTTCCCTATGGCTACCACTCTGGCTTCAACCATGGCTTCAACTGCGCCGAAGCCATCAATTTCGCCACCCCGCGCTGGATCGATTATGGCAAAGTGGCCTCGCAGTGCAGCTGTGGGGAGGCCCGGGTCGCCTTCTCCATGGACGCCTTCGTGCGCATCCTGCAACCCGAGCGCTATGAGCTGTGGAAACGCGGGCAGGACCGGGCGGTGGTGGACCACACGAAGCCCACGGCGCCTGGCGGCCAGGGGCTGAGCGCCTGGAGGGAGGTGCGTGCGCCTGCAGGAGCTGCGCTTGGCCCGAGGCACCCGCAGTCCTGCAGGGCCCCGCGCCGTGGTCGGCCTGTGGCTGCGAGCGGTGGGACCCGCCACGGAGCCCCTGTGCATTCTGTGTCCCTGCGCCGCTTGCCGGCCCGGGGTTCTTCCTCTGCTGCCCCGTTCGGGGCTTCAGCTGTCCGCTATTTCCTGGAGCCTGGCCGGACCCGGCCACCGACCCCAGGTCCATCAGTCCCTGAGGTACAGCCAACTGGCAGATGCGGTCCTCGTCGTCGTTCTTCGGAAGAGGGGACTCGGGAGCCGACTGTCCAGGCCCGAGCTAAGAGGCGGCTCTCGGTAGACACAGCTCAGGACCCCGAGGCTCAGGCCCTGCCTGAGGAGGCACCTCGGAAGGACAACCCTGCCCCGCTCAGCCCTGGGCTCCAGCATCCCGCTAAGGCTTCCATGTGTGGCCGTGGCCCTGTCTCCTAA